A single region of the Triticum dicoccoides isolate Atlit2015 ecotype Zavitan chromosome 2B, WEW_v2.0, whole genome shotgun sequence genome encodes:
- the LOC119362468 gene encoding serine/arginine-rich-splicing factor SR34-like, with protein MSRRWSRTIYVGNLPGDIREREVEDLFYKYGRIVEIDLKVPPRPPGFAFVEFEDPRDAEDAIHGRDGYNFDGNRLRVELAHGGRANSSSLPNSYGGGGRRGGVSRHTEYRVLVTGLPSSASWQDLKDHMRKAGDVCFSEVYREGGGTIGIVDYTNYDDMKYAIRKLDDTEFKNAFSRAPIRVKEYAGKSSRSYSRSRSRSRSGSYSRSPSPKKKPSRRSASRSRSRSVSSHSRSPSKGRSPSRSPAKSRSPVAASPVVNGEAASPKRDPSKSPSRSRSPDAKSE; from the exons ATGAGTAGGCGCTGGAGCCGGACCATTTACGTTGGGAACCTCCCAGGGGAtatcagggagcgggaggtggaggATCTGTTCTACAAG TATGGACGGATAGTTGAAATTGACTTGAAGGTCCCCCCAAGGCCACCTGGCTTTGCTTTTGTTGAG TTTGAAGATCCCCGTGATGCTGAAGATGCGATTCATGGTCGAGATGGTTACAACTTTGATGGGAATCGTCTGCGG GTTGAACTTGCACATGGCGGGAGGGCCAACTCTTCATCCCTTCCGAACAGCTATGGTGGCGGAGGACGCCGTGGTGGTGTCTCTAGGCATACAGAGTATCGTG TTCTGGTTACTGGACTACCTTCTTCTGCATCATGGCAAGATCTAAAG GATCATATGAGAAAGGCTGGTGATGTTTGTTTCTCTGAGGTGTATCGTGAGGGTGGTG GTACTATTGGAATTGTTGATTATACAAACTATGATGACATGAAGTATGCT ATAAGGAAGCTTGATGATACTGAATTTAAAAATGCATTCTCTCGAGCGCCTATAAGG GTGAAGGAGTATGCTGGCAAAAGCAGCCGCTCCTATTCACGCAGCCGTAGCAGAAGCCGAAGTGGCAGCTACAGCAGGAGTCCGAG TCCAAAGAAAAAACCATCACGCCGTTCAGCGTCAAGATCTCGGTCGAGATCAGTTTCTTCCCATTCAAGGTCACCGTCAAAGGGACGCTCTCCATCAAG ATCACCAGCAAAATCCCGATCCCCTGTCGCTGCGTCC CCCGTCGTCAATGGTGAAGCAGCAAGCCCCAAGAGGGACCCAAGCAAGAGCCCATCACGTTCCCGGTCtcctgat GCCAAATCAGAGTAA
- the LOC119362471 gene encoding universal stress protein PHOS34-like, producing the protein MAEAKAAPATAEGSGGRKTVVLVAVDDSDHSNRALEWAVRHVATAGVAAAELVVVHAKPPASSVVTFGSPAAAGDVVRVVDADLRKRAEDVVDRARRLCVANSVHGLIEVMEGEARYVLCDAVDKHHADLLVVGSHGYGAIKRAFLGSVSDYCAHHAHCSVMIVKQSKSKK; encoded by the exons ATGGCGGAGGCCAAGGCTGCACCTGCAACGGCGGAGGGCAGCGGTGGGAGGAAGACGGTGGTGCTGGTGGCCGTGGACGACAGCGACCACAGCAACCGCGCGCTCGAGTGGGCCGTGCGGCACGTGGCGACGGCCGGCGTGGCGGCGGCCGAGCTCGTCGTCGTCCACGCCAAGCCGCCCGCGTCCTCCGTCGTCACCTTCGGCAGCCCCG CCGCCGCCGGGGACGTGGTGAGGGTGGTGGACGCGGACCTGCGCAAGAGGGCCGAGGACGTCGTCGACAGGGCGCGCCGCCTCTGCGTCGCCAACTCG GTGCATGGTCTGATAGAGGTGATGGAAGGAGAGGCGAGGTACGTGCTCTGCGACGCCGTAGACAAGCACCACGCCGAcctgctcgtcgtcggcagccatGGCTACGGTGCCATCAAGAG GGCATTTCTCGGGAGCGTGAGCGACTACTGCGCCCACCACGCGCACTGCTCCGTCATGATTGTCAAGCAGTCCAAGTCCAAGAAATGA